The following proteins are co-located in the Larimichthys crocea isolate SSNF chromosome XXIV, L_crocea_2.0, whole genome shotgun sequence genome:
- the LOC104933477 gene encoding putative E3 ubiquitin-protein ligase UBR7: protein MAAEKNEADIDDAFANREELEAFYVLAGSDSEKCSYSRGYVKRQAVFACNTCTPNTAEPAGVCLACANKCHDGHDVFELYTKRNFRCDCGNGKFGEFKCQLMPAKDEQNIRNIYNHNFSGCYCTCERPYPDTETPNNNDDEMIQCVVCEDWFHSRHLGCTVGEPEEVLEMVCEACMNKASFLWTYAAHFAVPPVISVSPSEEDEEEEVEVEEGAEKEEDSGPSQSTDEEPSTSAEHTKLEEGANRRSPCKRTHEEMTGSMAKATSKTVACRLNELQVQGLERLRQGAVFWPYSWRAKLCTCISCKKAYVAAEVQFLMDESDTILAYENKGLDEPFGQHPLMALTNSLDRRQQLEVIYGVNELTTTISAFLDQCAAEEKEVTVEAVYQLFEELKARKRRRTNAEYQ from the exons atggcagcagaaaaaaacgaGGCCGACATTGACGATGCTTTCGCCAACAGGGAGGAGCTCGAGGCTTTTTATGTGCTGGCTGGAAGCGACTCAGAAAAGTGTTCCTACTCCCGG GGCTATGTGAAGAGGCAGGCTGTGTTTGCCTGCAACACTTGCACACCCAATACTGCAGAGCCTGCAGGGGTTTGTCTTGCCTGTGCCAATAAATGCCACGATGGACATGATGTCTTTGAACTGTATACCAAAAG AAATTTTCGTTGCGATTGTGGAAATGGCAAGTTTGGGGAGTTCAAGTGCCAACTAATGCCT GCCAAAGATGAGCAAAACATTAGAAATATCTACAATCATAACTTCAGTGGCTGCTACTGCACGTGTGAGCGGCCATACCCAGACACAGAGACTCCG AACAACAACGATGATGAGATGATtcagtgtgttgtctgtgaGGACTGGTTCCACAGCAGA CATCTTGGCTGCACCGTGGGGGAACCAGAAGAGGTGCTAGAGATGGTGTGTGAGGCCTGCATGAACAAGGCTTCCTTCTTGTGGACGTACGCCGCACACTTTGCAG TTCCACCCGTGATCAGTGTCAGTCCCTCtgaggaggacgaagaggaggaggtagaagTCGAGGAAGGagcagaaaaggaggaagatTCTGGGCCCAGTCAAAGTACAGATGAGGAGCCGTCCACCAGTGCTGAGCACACAAAGCTGGAG GAAGGGGCAAACCGGAGATCCCCTTGCAAACGGACCCATGAGGAAATGACAGGCAGCATGGCGAAGGCCACATCCAAAACTGTGGCGTGCAGGCTGAACGAGCTGCAGGTCCAGGGGCTGGAGAGGCTGAGACAGGGAGCTGTGTTCTGGCCTTACAGTTGGCGCGCCAAGCTCTGCACCTGCATAAGCTGCAAG AAAGCCTATGTGGCTGCTGAGGTGCAGTTTCTCATGGATGAGTCTGACACCATTCTGGCTTACGAGAACAAGGGCTTGGATGAGCCATTTGGACAGCACCCGCTAATGGCACTGACAAACTCCTTGGACCGTAGACAGCAGCTGGAGGTCATTTATG GTGTCAACGAGCTGACAACTACGATCAGTGCATTTTTAGACCAGTGTGCTGCTGAAGAAAAG GAGGTCACAGTTGAAGCTGTTTATCAGTTGTTCGAGGAGCTGAAGGCTAGAAAAAGACGCAGAACCAATGCAGAATACCAGTAG